One genomic segment of Fusobacterium nucleatum includes these proteins:
- the fabD gene encoding ACP S-malonyltransferase gives MGKVAFVYPGQGTQYVGMGKELYENNSKAKELFDKIFNSLDIDLKNVMFEGPEDLLKRTDYTQPAIVSLSLVLTELLKEKGIEPDYVAGHSVGEFAAFGGANYLSIEDAVKLVAARGRIMREVAEKVNGSMAAVLGMDAEKIKEVLKSVDGVVEAVNFNEPNQTVIAGSKEAVEKACVALKEAGAKRALPLAVSGPFHSSLMKEAGEQLKEEAKKYTFNIGKIKIIANTTAEPLETDSEVKDEIYRQSFGPVKWVDTINKLKSLGVTKIYEIGPGKVLSGLIKKIDKEIEVENIELIEA, from the coding sequence ATGGGAAAAGTTGCTTTTGTTTACCCGGGTCAAGGTACACAGTATGTTGGAATGGGGAAAGAACTATATGAAAATAATAGTAAAGCAAAAGAATTATTTGATAAAATCTTTAATTCTTTGGATATTGATTTAAAAAATGTTATGTTTGAAGGACCTGAAGACTTATTAAAAAGAACAGATTATACTCAACCTGCGATAGTTAGTTTAAGTTTAGTTTTAACTGAACTTTTAAAAGAAAAAGGAATAGAACCTGATTATGTTGCAGGGCATTCTGTCGGAGAGTTTGCAGCTTTTGGTGGAGCAAATTATCTTTCAATAGAAGATGCAGTAAAACTTGTTGCAGCAAGAGGAAGAATAATGAGAGAAGTTGCTGAAAAAGTAAATGGAAGTATGGCAGCTGTTCTTGGTATGGATGCAGAAAAAATAAAGGAAGTTTTAAAATCAGTTGATGGAGTGGTAGAAGCAGTAAATTTTAATGAACCTAATCAAACAGTTATTGCTGGAAGTAAAGAAGCAGTAGAAAAGGCTTGTGTGGCTTTAAAAGAAGCAGGTGCTAAAAGAGCATTACCACTTGCAGTATCTGGACCTTTCCATTCATCGCTTATGAAGGAAGCAGGAGAACAATTAAAAGAAGAAGCAAAAAAATATACTTTTAATATAGGAAAAATAAAAATAATTGCAAACACAACTGCTGAACCTTTAGAAACTGATTCAGAAGTAAAAGATGAAATTTATAGACAAAGTTTTGGACCTGTAAAATGGGTGGATACTATAAATAAATTAAAGTCATTAGGTGTTACAAAAATTTATGAAATAGGACCTGGAAAAGTTTTATCAGGACTTATCAAAAAAATTGATAAAGAAATAGAAGTAGAAAATATTGAATTAATTGAAGCATAA
- the acpP gene encoding acyl carrier protein: MLDKVKEIIVEQLGVDADQIKPESNFVDDLGADSLDTVELIMSFEEEFGVEIPDTEAEKIKTVQDVINYIEANKK, from the coding sequence ATGTTAGATAAAGTAAAAGAAATTATAGTTGAACAATTAGGAGTGGATGCTGATCAAATAAAACCTGAATCAAATTTCGTAGATGATTTAGGAGCAGATTCTTTAGATACTGTTGAATTAATAATGTCTTTTGAAGAAGAATTTGGAGTAGAAATTCCAGATACTGAAGCAGAAAAAATTAAAACTGTACAAGATGTTATAAACTACATAGAAGCAAATAAGAAATAA
- the fabF gene encoding beta-ketoacyl-ACP synthase II gives MKRVVVTGLGLISSLGIGLEESWKKLIDGETGIDLITSYDTTDQPVKIAGEVKGFEPTDYGIEKKEVKKLARNTQFALVATKMALEDANFKIDETNADDVGVLVSAGVGGIEIMEEQYKNMLEKGPKRISPFTIPAMIENMAAGNIAIYYGAKGPNKSIVTACASGTHSIGDGFDLIRHGRAKAMIVGGTEASVTQFCINSFANMKALSTRNETPKTASRPFSKDRDGFVMGEGAGILILEELESALARGAKIYAEMVGYGETCDANHITAPIETGEGATKAMRAALKDANIPLEDVTYINAHGTSTPTNDIVETRAIKALFGDKAKNLYISSTKGATGHGLGAAGGIEGVIIAKAIADGIIPPTINLHETEEECDLNYVPNKAIKTDVKVAMSNSLGFGGHNSVIVMKKFEK, from the coding sequence ATGAAAAGAGTTGTTGTAACAGGGCTAGGACTTATTTCTTCATTAGGAATAGGTTTAGAAGAAAGTTGGAAAAAACTTATAGATGGTGAAACAGGAATAGACTTAATAACTTCTTATGATACAACAGACCAACCAGTTAAGATAGCTGGGGAAGTAAAAGGTTTTGAACCAACTGATTATGGAATAGAAAAAAAAGAAGTTAAAAAATTAGCAAGAAATACTCAATTTGCATTAGTAGCTACAAAAATGGCTTTGGAAGATGCTAATTTTAAAATAGATGAAACTAATGCAGATGATGTAGGAGTTCTTGTGTCAGCTGGTGTTGGTGGAATTGAAATAATGGAAGAACAATATAAAAATATGTTGGAAAAGGGACCTAAAAGAATATCTCCTTTCACAATTCCTGCAATGATAGAAAATATGGCAGCTGGAAACATAGCTATATACTATGGAGCAAAAGGACCTAATAAATCAATAGTTACTGCTTGTGCATCAGGAACTCACTCAATAGGAGATGGTTTTGATTTAATTCGTCATGGAAGAGCAAAAGCTATGATAGTTGGAGGAACAGAAGCAAGTGTAACTCAATTCTGTATCAATTCATTTGCTAATATGAAAGCTCTTTCAACTAGAAATGAAACTCCTAAAACAGCTTCAAGACCATTTTCAAAAGATAGAGATGGTTTTGTAATGGGAGAAGGAGCAGGAATCTTAATATTAGAAGAATTAGAAAGTGCTTTAGCGAGAGGAGCAAAAATATATGCAGAAATGGTAGGATATGGAGAAACTTGTGATGCAAACCATATCACTGCACCAATAGAAACTGGAGAAGGAGCAACAAAAGCTATGAGAGCTGCATTAAAAGATGCAAATATTCCTCTTGAAGATGTAACATATATAAATGCTCATGGAACTTCAACTCCTACAAATGATATTGTAGAAACAAGAGCAATAAAAGCATTATTTGGAGATAAAGCAAAAAACTTATATATTTCTTCTACAAAGGGAGCAACTGGACATGGACTAGGAGCTGCTGGAGGAATTGAAGGAGTAATTATTGCAAAAGCAATAGCAGATGGAATAATACCTCCTACAATCAATTTACATGAAACAGAAGAAGAATGTGATTTAAATTATGTACCTAACAAAGCTATTAAGACAGATGTAAAGGTAGCAATGTCTAATTCACTAGGTTTTGGAGGACATAACTCAGTTATTGTTATGAAAAAATTTGAAAAATAA
- the rnc gene encoding ribonuclease III, with protein sequence MKNLLDLEHKLNYYFNDRNLLKNALLHKSLGNERKEYKNQNNERLELLGDAVLDLIVAEYLYKNYKNASEGTIAKLKAMIVSEPILAKISRQIGVGKFLMLSRGEVMSGGRNRESILADSFEAILGAVYIDSNLDEARVFALSHIKQYIDHIEENEDILDFKSILQEYVQKEFKTVPTYELVAERGPDHMKEFEIQVIVGNYKEKAVARNKKKAEQLSAKALCIKLGVKYNEAL encoded by the coding sequence ATGAAGAATCTATTAGATTTAGAACATAAACTAAACTACTACTTCAATGATAGAAATTTATTGAAAAATGCTCTTCTTCATAAATCACTTGGTAATGAAAGAAAAGAATATAAAAATCAAAACAATGAAAGGCTAGAACTGCTGGGAGATGCAGTTCTAGACCTTATTGTAGCTGAATATTTATATAAAAATTATAAAAATGCTTCAGAAGGAACAATAGCAAAATTAAAAGCTATGATAGTTAGTGAGCCAATACTTGCAAAAATTTCTCGTCAAATAGGAGTTGGAAAATTCCTTATGTTAAGTAGAGGAGAGGTTATGTCAGGTGGAAGAAATAGAGAATCTATCTTGGCTGATTCATTTGAAGCTATATTAGGGGCAGTCTATATAGACTCTAATTTAGATGAAGCAAGAGTTTTTGCACTGAGTCATATAAAACAATATATAGACCATATAGAAGAAAATGAAGACATTCTAGACTTTAAAAGTATTTTACAGGAATATGTACAAAAGGAATTTAAAACAGTCCCGACTTATGAATTGGTAGCAGAAAGAGGACCTGACCATATGAAAGAATTTGAAATTCAAGTGATTGTTGGTAATTATAAAGAAAAAGCAGTTGCAAGGAATAAAAAGAAAGCAGAACAATTATCTGCAAAGGCATTATGTATAAAGTTGGGAGTAAAGTACAATGAAGCATTATAA
- a CDS encoding elongator complex protein 3: MKHYNIPVFISHFGCPNACVFCNQKKINGRETDVSLDDLKNIIDSYLKTLPKNSIKQVAFFGGTFTGISMNLQKEYLKIVKKYIDNNDVEGVRISTRPECIDDEILTQLKKYGVKTIELGIQSLDDKVLKATGRNYTYDIVKKSCDLIKSYGFELGVQLMIGLPKSDFKSDLQSAIKSLDLNPDIARIYPTLVIKGTELEFMYKKNLYQSLTVEEAVERTVPIYSLLELKNINVIRVGLQPAEDLTADGVIISGPFHPAFRDLVENKIYFNFLSKFYDKEKKLNIEVNERNVSKIVGQKAINKKTFYPNFKILINNNLSLDELMVNSKKYTRKEILEGEFNEKISDFI, translated from the coding sequence ATGAAGCATTATAATATTCCAGTGTTTATAAGTCATTTTGGTTGTCCTAATGCCTGTGTATTTTGTAATCAAAAAAAGATTAATGGAAGAGAAACAGATGTTAGTTTAGATGATTTAAAAAATATTATAGATAGCTATTTAAAAACTCTTCCAAAAAATTCCATTAAGCAGGTGGCATTTTTTGGTGGAACTTTTACAGGTATATCTATGAATTTGCAAAAAGAATATTTGAAAATTGTAAAAAAATATATAGATAATAATGATGTTGAAGGGGTTAGAATATCAACAAGACCAGAGTGTATAGATGATGAAATTTTAACTCAATTAAAAAAATATGGTGTTAAAACTATTGAATTGGGAATACAGTCCTTAGATGATAAGGTTTTAAAAGCTACTGGAAGAAATTATACTTATGATATAGTTAAAAAATCTTGTGATTTAATAAAAAGTTATGGTTTTGAGTTAGGTGTTCAGCTTATGATAGGTTTACCTAAATCAGATTTTAAGAGTGATCTACAATCTGCTATAAAAAGCTTAGACTTAAATCCTGATATAGCAAGAATATATCCAACTCTTGTAATAAAGGGGACAGAACTTGAATTTATGTATAAGAAAAATCTATATCAATCTTTGACTGTAGAAGAAGCAGTAGAAAGGACAGTTCCTATTTATTCATTATTGGAGCTTAAAAATATAAATGTAATTAGAGTGGGACTTCAACCTGCTGAGGACTTAACAGCTGATGGAGTAATAATATCAGGACCATTTCATCCAGCATTTAGAGATTTAGTAGAAAATAAAATATATTTTAATTTTTTATCTAAGTTTTATGATAAAGAGAAAAAGCTAAATATAGAAGTAAATGAGAGAAATGTATCAAAAATTGTGGGACAGAAAGCTATAAACAAAAAAACTTTCTATCCCAATTTTAAAATATTGATAAATAATAATTTAAGTTTAGATGAGTTAATGGTAAATTCTAAAAAATATACTAGAAAAGAGATATTAGAGGGAGAATTTAATGAAAAAATATCTGATTTTATCTAA
- a CDS encoding ribonuclease E/G, producing MKKYLILSKSVYETKLALLEDNKLDEIYIEKNNQKEITGNIYKGKVVDILNNGEIIFVDIGLDKNALLSFENKKNIPKLNIDDKLIVQTETEPRDEKGAKLTLDYSINGENLVLLPKSKNLSISKKIKDVEEVNRLKNIFLNIDSGLILRTNSEGKSEDSLLEEYKKLKNIENRINRDFEKINIGLLYDVNSILKKAESLLDDTIEEFIIDNKNIFEEIKVLLEETGKKDLIKKLRKYFKDEEIFEYYNINSQIERALDRKVYLDSGAYIIIEKTEALISIDVNTGQNTGNKTSQELIFQTNLEATKEIARQIKLRNLAGIIIIDFIDMKKISDRKRVLEEFKKYLNKDRIEINSLEYTNLGLIQFTKKRQGKELAFYYKEKCQYCEGTGYFLSKDRIILNLLEDLNAQIKSQDIKKIVIRTKKDIIKELNKYIDNNKIEYIEDNNFYKIGYKMELYN from the coding sequence ATGAAAAAATATCTGATTTTATCTAAAAGTGTATATGAAACAAAACTTGCTTTACTTGAAGATAATAAATTAGATGAAATATATATAGAGAAAAATAATCAAAAAGAAATTACAGGAAATATCTATAAAGGAAAAGTTGTGGATATTTTAAATAATGGTGAGATTATTTTTGTAGATATTGGTTTGGATAAAAATGCTTTATTATCTTTTGAAAATAAGAAAAATATTCCTAAACTTAATATAGATGATAAATTAATTGTTCAAACTGAAACTGAGCCAAGAGATGAAAAAGGAGCAAAACTAACTCTTGATTATTCAATAAATGGAGAAAATTTAGTTTTATTACCAAAATCAAAAAATCTCTCTATATCTAAAAAAATAAAAGATGTTGAAGAAGTTAATAGATTAAAAAATATATTTTTAAATATAGATAGTGGTTTAATACTTAGGACTAATTCTGAGGGAAAATCAGAAGATAGTTTATTAGAAGAATATAAAAAATTAAAGAATATTGAAAATCGGATAAATAGAGATTTTGAAAAGATAAATATAGGTTTGCTTTATGATGTAAATAGCATCTTAAAGAAAGCAGAAAGTTTATTAGATGATACAATAGAAGAGTTTATTATTGATAATAAAAATATTTTTGAAGAAATAAAAGTTTTATTAGAAGAAACTGGAAAAAAAGATTTAATAAAAAAATTAAGAAAATATTTTAAAGATGAAGAAATTTTTGAATATTATAATATAAATTCACAGATAGAAAGAGCTTTGGATAGAAAAGTCTATTTAGATAGTGGAGCGTATATTATAATTGAAAAAACAGAGGCTTTAATTAGTATAGATGTAAATACGGGACAAAATACTGGAAATAAAACTTCACAAGAGCTTATTTTTCAAACAAACTTAGAGGCTACAAAAGAGATAGCAAGACAAATAAAATTAAGAAATTTAGCTGGAATAATTATTATAGATTTTATAGATATGAAAAAAATTTCTGATAGAAAAAGAGTTTTAGAGGAATTTAAAAAATATTTAAATAAAGATAGAATTGAAATAAATTCTCTTGAATACACAAATCTAGGTTTAATACAATTTACAAAAAAAAGACAGGGAAAAGAATTAGCATTTTATTATAAAGAAAAATGCCAATACTGTGAGGGGACAGGATATTTTTTATCAAAAGATAGAATAATTTTAAATCTCTTAGAGGATTTAAATGCTCAAATAAAAAGTCAAGATATAAAAAAGATTGTAATTAGAACAAAAAAAGATATAATAAAAGAGCTTAATAAATATATTGACAATAATAAAATTGAATATATAGAGGATAACAATTTCTATAAGATAGGTTATAAGATGGAATTATATAATTAA